From the Archangium lipolyticum genome, the window GAGATGGGGCCGGGGGACATCTTCGGGGAGACGGCCATCTTCGCCTCGCAGGTGCGCACCGCGACGGTGGAGGCGCTGGAGGAGACGGTCGTCTCGGAGGTGGGCCGCGAGGCGTTGGAGCAGGAACTACAGATGACGTTCATCATGAACCGGGTGGTGCGCTCGCTGGCCCGGCGCTTCCATGACGTGGACCGGAGGACGAGCGTGCTGGCCGCGGAGGTGGACGCGGCCCATCTGGCGCGCGAGGTGTTGCTGCACCTCAACTTCCATGGCACGGCGGTGTCGGGCGAGGAGCGCGCGGCGCCGTGGCGGCCCCTGTGCGAGCGGCTCATGCGCCAGTGGGGACTCTCCGCCGAGCAGCTGGCCACCGCCGTGCGCGCCGTGCCCCAGGTGTCGCTGGATGAGGCTTCCGATCGCATCACCGTGCGGGACTCCCGAGAGAGCGAAGCGGAGCATCCCGTCCCAGGGCGATGAAGGGAGCCCAGGCGTAGGGATGAGGGTGGGTCTGTCGCAACTCCAGCATGGCCTCGCGCAGTGCCGAGACGCGTGGCTTGCCCGCTAGCAGGTGCCGGTAGTAGCCCTGCATGAGCTGCCGGGTGGTGTCGTCATTCACCTTCCACAGGCTGCTCACCACCGTCTCCGCGCCCGCGGAGATGAGGGCTCGCCGCAAGCCATAGACGCCCTGCCCAGACTTCACGTCACCGCGACCGGTTTCGCAGGCGGAGAGGACGACCAGCTCGGTACCCCAGAGGTCCAGGCCCGCGAGCTCCAGCGCGGTGACGAGGGAACTCTCCGGGGAGTGGGGCACCTGGGCGGCGGCCCCGGAAAGGACGAGGCCGGAGCGCAACAGAGGGTCGGGCGGGTGCTGGGTGGGGGGGCCTTCCGAGAGGGCGCCGGAGAGGACGACGGCGCGAGCGCCCTCGGGCGTGGCGGAGTCCTCGAGGAAGAAGCCGTGGGTGGCGATATGCAGGACGCCTGGAGTCGGGAGTGAAAGCAGTCGCTGCTTGGAGGCTGCGGAGCCGAGGAAGAGCTGGGCCTGGGGGAGCAGCAGTTGAATGGCTTCGGCTTCCTGGCGGGTGCCAGGCAGAGGCACCCAGGTGCGAGAGGCGACGTCGGCCCGGAGGGTGGAGAAGAAACGCTCGGCGGACGAGGAGCGCGAGGCCAGAGAGGACGGCTGTTGCGGTGCGCCGGGGGCCGAGGCGGGGGAGGCGCCAAAGTCCGGGTCCGCGAGGACAACGACGGAGCGGGAGGGAGCAACGTCCTGGGGACGGGGCAGCAAATCCTTGCCGGAGGTGAGGTAGGTGAAATGGAAGGAGTCCACCAGGAGGCCCTTGCCGTCGTGGAGGGCGGCGAAGGGGACGAGGTTGAGCTGGCCGTCCGGGGAGAGGAAGAGGCGGCGGACGTTGCCCAGCAGAGGCCGCAGGGGGCGGAAGGCCAGTGAGTACAGGGCCTGGGCGGGGCCCTGCCAGGCGGCATCACTGCTGGCCAGTGCGTCTCGGAAGGCGGAGGCTGCCTGGTCAATGGCAGCCGCGGGTCCGAGGTCGACGGTGCGGATGGTGGCGTTGGGAAGAAGCACCAGTGCCAGGTAGCGAAGCTCGCCAGTCACTTGGGACTTGGGCGTGCCGGGCCTGGACACCACCGGGCGGTCCTTATAGGCGACGAACTCGACGAGGGCGCCGTCCCTGGGGAGAGCGGCGGCGACGCGATCGACGATTTGCGCGGGGCCGGGGAGCGCGGTGAGGGCGCGCAAGGGAGCGGAGTGTCTGGCGAGCTGGGTTTCCAGGGCGTCGCCCTGCTCGGCCAGGGACTTGAGGCGCTGTTGGTAATCAGCGGAGGAGAGGGCGCCTGGGCCCTGGTGCGACAGGGTGGCGAGTTGGGTGCGCAGGCCGCGCAGCTGCTCGAAGGTGTTGCGGTCCTCCTCGCCGAGGCTGAGGTAGATGGTGCGGGAGGTGTTGGTGGTTTCCTCGACGGAGCGGCCCTTTCGCAGCAGGACGGAGGAGAGGGCCAGCCGCCGCACGCGAGCATCGCCCGGGTGAGTGCGCAGCAGGGCGTAGAGGGACTCTTCCTCGGAGCGGAGATGTTGCAGGAAACTCGTCAGACGCGACTCGGAGAATTCGAGTCCTTCCTGGCGCAGGCGCAGCTCGGAGATACGGAAGACGCGCGTGAGGAGGGAGAGGGCCTGGGCACGTTGGTTCTGGGCAAGGCGGAGTTCGGCGAGGCCTTCGAGCGATTTCGCGACGTTCGGGTGCTGCTTGCCGAGGGCCGCTTCCCGGATGTCGAGCGCGCGCTCAAGCAGAGGCTCCGCCCGGCTGTACCTCCCCTGCTCCTTGTAGAAGTTGGCGAGGTTGTTGAGCGAGCCGGCGACGTTCGGGTGCTGCTTGCCGAAGGCCGCTTCCCAAATGGCGAGCGCTCGCTCATACAAAGGCTCCGCCCGGGTGTACAACCCCTGCTCCTTGTAGAGGTTGGCGAGGTTGTTGAGCGAGGCGGCAACGTCCGGGTGCTGCTTGCCGAGGGCCGCTTCCCAAATGGCGAGCGCGCGCTCATACAAAGGCTCCGCCCGGTTGTACCTCCCCTGCTCCTTGTAGAGGTTGGCAAGGTTGTTGAGCGTTTGGGCGACGTTCGGGTGCTGCTTGCCGAGGGCCGCTTCCCGAATGGCGAGCGCGCGCTCAAGCAGAGGCTCGGCCCGGCTGTACGCCCCCTGCACCCTGTAAAGGTTGGCGAGGTTGTTGAGCGAGGAGGCGACGTCCGGGTGCTGCTTGCCGAGGGCCGCTTCCCGAATGGTGAGCGCGCGCTCGAGCAGAGGCTCCGCCCGGTTGTACATCCCCTGCTCCCAGTAGAGAGTGGCGAGGTTGTTGAGCGAGGTGGCGACGAGAGGGTGCTGCTTACCGAGGGCCGCTTCCCAAATGGCGAGCGCGCGCTCATACAGCGGCCCCGCCCGGCTGTACACACCCTGATCGCTGTAGAGGATGGCGAGGTCGTTGAGCGTCAGGGCGACATCCGGGTGCTGCGTGCCGAGGGCCGCTTCTTGAATGACGAGCACGCGCTCGTACAGCGGCTCGGCCCGGCTGTACCTCCCCTGCTTCCAGTAGAGGTTGGCGAGGCTTCTGAGCGCCAGGGCGACATCCGGGTGCTGCGTGCCGAGGGCCGCTTCTTGAATGACGAGCACGCGCTCATACAGCGGCTCGGCCCGGCTGTACCTCCCCTGCTCCTTGTAGAGAGAGGCGAGGTTGTTGAGCGTTTGGGCGACGTCCGGGTGCTGCTTGCCGAGGGCCGCTTCCCGGATGACGAGCGCGCGCTCGTACAGCGGCTCAGCCCGGCTGTACTTCCCCTGCTCATTGTAGAGGACGCCGAGGTTGTTGAGCGAGGCGGCAACGTCCGGGTGCTGCTTGCCGAGGGCCGCTTCCCGGATGGCGAGCGCTCGCTCATACAAAGGCTCCGCCCGGTTGTACAACCCCTGCTTCCAGTAGAGGTTGGCAAGGCTGTTGAGCGTTTGGGCGACGTCCGGGTGTTGCGTGCCGAGGGCCGCTTCCCGAATGGCAAGCGCGCGCTGAAGGAGTAGCTCCGCGCGGGCATGGCCCCCCTGCTTCCGGTACAAGTTGCCCAGCAGGTTCAGGTTGGCGGCGACATCCAGATGCGAGTCACCCAGCACGGTCTCTCCGAGCTCGAGCGCTTGCTCCCCCTGGTTGATGGCCTCGGCGTACTTGCCAGCCTTTTCCAGCTTCTTCGCCTCCTCGAATGCTGTCCGTGCCTCGGACAGCCGTGGATCCAGCTGCTCCTCTCCTACCGCCTTGCCCGCCGCACAGAACAGAACGGCCGCTGTCATCCATCCGAGGAACCGCCACATGCTGGCACTCCGTGGTTCAATCGCTCGCCTGTCAAAGCTCGTTTCATCCGCAGGTCCACCCTCCCGGGTCAGGAGGGCGTGCCCGGCTCAGTACACCCGGTTGCGCAGCAGCGCCGCCCCGGGGCTCACCCCCGCGCGCTGTACCGTGCATCGGTCCCCGTTGCCCAACTCCACTTCCTGACCCGCCTGGAAACGTCCGGGGCACTCCCGCAGGATCGTCTCGAGCGCGCGCCTGTCCCGGGTTCGAGCCAGGCAGGAGGCTCCGTCGGCGGCCCAGGTCGCCTCGAACGAGGCTCGCTCCGGGTCCCACGCCGCCGAGCGCTCCGTCGTGGGCGCGAGCACCCCCAGCCTGTCATACATGTCGATGGGGGTGTCCTGGCGCGTATGGCTCAGGCCATTGCCGCAGTAGTCCGCGCGCGCCATGCGCGTGCACGCCTGGTGCAACTCGGCCAGCGAGTGCCCGTCGTGGCTCGCCCACGGCTTGTAGCCCCAGCTGATGCACTTGGTGATGGCGCCATTCTCGCACGCCAGGGTGAGCTTGCCCTCCACCGCCTGGTGTGCCCCGCCTGCATCCCACACCCCGCTCACCGCCAGCGCCCGCGGGTCGGGTGTCTGGCTGGTGCCCACACATGGGTTCTCCCACCGCCGAGCCAGCGGATTCCACGCCTCGATGCGGTACCACACCACCTCCGGGTCTCCAGGCGAGGGCTCGGCGCCGCACACCGCGACCTCCACCGGCTTGCCGTCGCTGGACGTGCCTTGGAGCACCGTCCCCACCAGGCTCCTGGAGGCCTCGGGAGCGGCCACCAGCCGCCCTCCCACCAGTCGCAGCGAGGGCACCTCGGGAGACACCGGCATCAACGGGGCCAGGTCCACCGAGACGAGCACGCTTCGCCGCTCGTCGGGCTCCTGCCGGTCGCCCCATGCACGCCGGGTGCCCCACAGCATGGTGCCTTGGGGCCACACGGCCCGGTCGGGTGCACGGCCCTGGCAGCGCCGTGCGTACCGCTCGGCTTCGGATAGCGGGGCCACGGTCAGCCCCGGGCTCGGCTTCTTCTGCGTGGGGGTGCTCGGCTCGCCGGCAAACGCAGGCCCGGCGAGGACAAGGCACAAGCCGGCAAGTACGGGCTTCCTCATCACGCTCTTCATGGCATTCCTCCCGTGGGG encodes:
- a CDS encoding CHAT domain-containing tetratricopeptide repeat protein, coding for MWRFLGWMTAAVLFCAAGKAVGEEQLDPRLSEARTAFEEAKKLEKAGKYAEAINQGEQALELGETVLGDSHLDVAANLNLLGNLYRKQGGHARAELLLQRALAIREAALGTQHPDVAQTLNSLANLYWKQGLYNRAEPLYERALAIREAALGKQHPDVAASLNNLGVLYNEQGKYSRAEPLYERALVIREAALGKQHPDVAQTLNNLASLYKEQGRYSRAEPLYERVLVIQEAALGTQHPDVALALRSLANLYWKQGRYSRAEPLYERVLVIQEAALGTQHPDVALTLNDLAILYSDQGVYSRAGPLYERALAIWEAALGKQHPLVATSLNNLATLYWEQGMYNRAEPLLERALTIREAALGKQHPDVASSLNNLANLYRVQGAYSRAEPLLERALAIREAALGKQHPNVAQTLNNLANLYKEQGRYNRAEPLYERALAIWEAALGKQHPDVAASLNNLANLYKEQGLYTRAEPLYERALAIWEAAFGKQHPNVAGSLNNLANFYKEQGRYSRAEPLLERALDIREAALGKQHPNVAKSLEGLAELRLAQNQRAQALSLLTRVFRISELRLRQEGLEFSESRLTSFLQHLRSEEESLYALLRTHPGDARVRRLALSSVLLRKGRSVEETTNTSRTIYLSLGEEDRNTFEQLRGLRTQLATLSHQGPGALSSADYQQRLKSLAEQGDALETQLARHSAPLRALTALPGPAQIVDRVAAALPRDGALVEFVAYKDRPVVSRPGTPKSQVTGELRYLALVLLPNATIRTVDLGPAAAIDQAASAFRDALASSDAAWQGPAQALYSLAFRPLRPLLGNVRRLFLSPDGQLNLVPFAALHDGKGLLVDSFHFTYLTSGKDLLPRPQDVAPSRSVVVLADPDFGASPASAPGAPQQPSSLASRSSSAERFFSTLRADVASRTWVPLPGTRQEAEAIQLLLPQAQLFLGSAASKQRLLSLPTPGVLHIATHGFFLEDSATPEGARAVVLSGALSEGPPTQHPPDPLLRSGLVLSGAAAQVPHSPESSLVTALELAGLDLWGTELVVLSACETGRGDVKSGQGVYGLRRALISAGAETVVSSLWKVNDDTTRQLMQGYYRHLLAGKPRVSALREAMLELRQTHPHPYAWAPFIALGRDAPLRSLGSPAR
- a CDS encoding ADYC domain-containing protein: MKSVMRKPVLAGLCLVLAGPAFAGEPSTPTQKKPSPGLTVAPLSEAERYARRCQGRAPDRAVWPQGTMLWGTRRAWGDRQEPDERRSVLVSVDLAPLMPVSPEVPSLRLVGGRLVAAPEASRSLVGTVLQGTSSDGKPVEVAVCGAEPSPGDPEVVWYRIEAWNPLARRWENPCVGTSQTPDPRALAVSGVWDAGGAHQAVEGKLTLACENGAITKCISWGYKPWASHDGHSLAELHQACTRMARADYCGNGLSHTRQDTPIDMYDRLGVLAPTTERSAAWDPERASFEATWAADGASCLARTRDRRALETILRECPGRFQAGQEVELGNGDRCTVQRAGVSPGAALLRNRVY